DNA sequence from the Elusimicrobiota bacterium genome:
ATAACGCAATGCTTGGAATGTAATCTTGGATTGTTTCAACCTACGCGGTGGAAACGGTTCCAAAACATAGTAAAAATAAATAGGAGGTCACAATGAAAAAGATTTTTAGTGTTGTTTTGTGTGCGGTTTTGTTTACAAGCGTTTCAGTGTTTTTAACGGCTGAAGAAACCGCCAAAAAGAAAGAACCCGTGATGGGTGCTCAAGGTACAGAAAAAGAAATGATGAGCGGGTGCATGATGGGAAAGGGAATGATGGAAAAGGGCGGGATGAAAGGAATGTGCCCCATGCACGGAATGATGATGGGCCAAATGATGGGCAAATCCATGATAGCATCCGGAGATGGCGGCGTTATCGTAATGATGGGAAATAAACTTATGAAATACGACAAAGACCTTAATTTAGTCAAAGAAGCTGAAATTAAAGTTGATGAAGAAGCGATGCAGAAAATGATGGAGATGTGCAATAATTGTCCGATGTGCAAGGAAATGAAAGAGCAAAAAGGCATGGGTAAAGGCTCGCCTAAGAAAAAATAAGTTAAATTAGTAAAGGCCTGACCGTAAAACCTTATTTCAAGGAGGTTTAATGGACGTTAAAGAGGCGATAGAAAAAAGACGGGCTTACAGATCGTTTGACACGGTGGTGATAACAAAAGAGCTTGTAGATGATCTGGCATCCTGCGCCCGAATCGCTCCGTCATGTTTTAATAAACAGCCGTGGCGTTATGTTTTTGTTTTTGGCAAAGAAGCGCTTCCGAAATTCAAAGAGGTGCTTTCTCCGGGGAACGACTGGGCCAGGGACTCGTCAATGATAATTGCGGTTGTGAGCAAAAAAGATCTGGACTGCGTTATGAAAGACGGCAGGGAATACTACTCCTATGACGTGGGTATGGCTACAGCGTTTATGATACTAAGGGCGACGGAACTTGGGC
Encoded proteins:
- a CDS encoding nitroreductase family protein, which codes for MDVKEAIEKRRAYRSFDTVVITKELVDDLASCARIAPSCFNKQPWRYVFVFGKEALPKFKEVLSPGNDWARDSSMIIAVVSKKDLDCVMKDGREYYSYDVGMATAFMILRATELGLIAHPIAGYDQKKAKEILKIPDDMTVITLVNVGKHASDIKPSLNNEQAEVEKARPERLPLDQIAFYDYYGKR